The Primulina tabacum isolate GXHZ01 chromosome 7, ASM2559414v2, whole genome shotgun sequence genome includes a window with the following:
- the LOC142551547 gene encoding protein NRT1/ PTR FAMILY 4.5-like has product MAALETMAFISNGVSIFTYFYGYMNFSLTKSATSLTNFMGTAFLLPLFGGFISDTYLSRFKTCLIFGCLEIMGFVLLAVQAHFKQRRPFPCKDVAPSATSHCESPTRSQEAILFTGLYLVALGTGGIKAALPSLGAEQFDEQDSREATSLSSFFNWYMFSLTFGAMLGVTFVVWISSNLGWDWAFGVCAVAVAMGILFLSMGLSIYRNYLPKGSPLVRTIQVFVAAIRKWRLPLPDMAGELHEVHDKEAAQNQILQRTYQFKCLDHAAIITAEDGPVLSAVSGSWKLCTITQIEETKILVRMLPIILSTVFMNTCLAQLQTFSIQQSTTMNRKIGNFEVPGSSVPVIPLLFMFILLPIYDKVFIPVARKLTGIPTGITQLQRVGVGLVLSAISMAVSGVIETRRKNVAIEHGMVDSPGPLPISVFWLGIQYAIFGMADMFTLAGMLDFFYSESSSGMKSLGTAISWCSLAFGYFTSTVVVSVVNKVSKGWLGSNNLNRDRLEYFYWLLAGVSVLNFGMYLVCARWYKYKMVQEEKSRWDHVEESINVSVGKDATP; this is encoded by the exons ATGGCAGCATTGGAAACAATGGCATTCATTTCAAATGGTGTTAGCATATTCACATACTTTTATGGGTACATGAACTTCAGCTTGACAAAATCAGCAACTTCACTCACTAATTTCATGGGGACTGCATTTTTGCTTCCATTGTTTGGAGGATTTATCTCAGATACTTACTTGTCAAGGTTCAAGACGTGTCTCATCTTTGGTTGCTTAGAAATCATG GGTTTTGTTCTTCTAGCAGTACAAGCACATTTCAAGCAGCGGAGACCTTTTCCCTGCAAAGATGTAGCCCCGAGTGCAACAAGTCATTGTGAATCCCCGACGAGAAGTCAAGAGGCTATTCTATTCACCGGTCTTTATCTTGTAGCACTCGGGACTGGTGGGATCAAAGCAGCTTTGCCTTCACTTGGCGCAGAGCAATTCGATGAACAAGACTCGAGGGAGGCTACTTCCCTTTCGAGTTTCTTCAACTGGTACATGTTTTCCCTCACTTTCGGAGCGATGCTTGGTGTCACGTTTGTGGTGTGGATCAGTTCAAATCTAGGATGGGATTGGGCTTTTGGTGTTTGTGCTGTAGCTGTGGCCATGGGAATTCTGTTTCTTAGCATGGGGCTATCTATTTATCGAAATTACCTGCCGAAAGGAAGCCCTTTAGTTCGAACTATACAG GTATTTGTAGCAGCCATTAGAAAATGGAGACTTCCTTTGCCGGATATGGCTGGAGAATTGCATGAAGTTCATGATAAAGAAGCTGCACAGAATCAGATTCTTCAAAGAACATATCAATTCAA ATGTTTAGATCATGCAGCAATTATAACAGCAGAAGATGGACCAGTGCTATCAGCTGTTTCAGGGTCTTGGAAACTCTGTACCATCACACAAATTGAAGAAACAAAAATCCTTGTCCGAATGCTACCGATAATCCTCAGCACGGTCTTCATGAACACCTGTTTGGCTCAACTACAGACATTCTCCATTCAACAAAGCACCACAATGAATCGAAAAATCGGAAATTTCGAAGTTCCAGGATCCTCTGTCCCAGTAATCCCGCTCCTTTTCATGTTCATTCTTCTCCCCATTTACGACAAGGTATTCATCCCCGTAGCACGAAAGCTCACCGGTATCCCTACGGGAATCACGCAGCTCCAAAGGGTCGGTGTTGGGCTCGTGCTTTCAGCCATATCAATGGCAGTGAGTGGAGTAATAGAAACACGCAGGAAGAACGTAGCCATCGAGCATGGCATGGTGGACTCCCCCGGCCCTTTACCGATAAGCGTATTCTGGCTAGGGATACAGTATGCTATATTCGGCATGGCGGATATGTTCACGTTGGCGGGAATGCTGGACTTCTTCTATTCCGAAAGCTCGTCGGGGATGAAGTCCTTGGGTACGGCTATCTCGTGGTGCTCGCTGGCATTCGGGTATTTTACGAGCACGGTGGTGGTGAGTGTGGTGAATAAGGTAAGCAAAGGGTGGCTGGGGAGCAACAACTTGAATAGGGATAGGTTGGAGTATTTCTACTGGCTGCTTGCTGGGGTGAGTGTGTTGAATTTTGGGATGTACTTGGTGTGTGCTCGTTGGTACAAGTACAAGATGGTGCAAGAGGAAAAGAGTCGTTGGGATCATGTTGAGGAGAGTATCAATGTTAGCGTTGGGAAAGATGCTACACCATGA